From Candidatus Eisenbacteria bacterium, a single genomic window includes:
- a CDS encoding PAS domain S-box protein has translation MSREPARMRDTASRPMPVGPQEDPSTGSSGLSYQLWLKQFHSEIYEELLLAPASDPKIVEVLQRVGLFHDVPRLQVFRTSGDGALAESALEWCAARQQSRSRSYRGIAIKGLPPSFKKLREEGILDLQEIPLLVQREGGRLPETDARSALLARFRIGRRHDGVAAFEETRRARIWKPDEIETLTVLAAAVGAAFEQRALLDDLRTRELETRALLDNCPGIVYLKDRTGRFIFGNKLLADYCGVPQIELAGRRNEDLFPAEWVDGLDEMDRLVLVEGERIDYDRQVPFGGKTFTIRVHRAPVIGDSGEIIGIVVFAEDKTELTELRRRLG, from the coding sequence ATGAGCAGAGAACCAGCCCGAATGCGTGATACGGCATCGAGACCCATGCCTGTTGGGCCGCAGGAGGATCCATCCACCGGATCATCCGGCCTGAGCTATCAGCTCTGGCTCAAGCAGTTCCACAGCGAGATCTACGAGGAGTTGCTCCTCGCCCCCGCGTCAGACCCTAAGATCGTCGAGGTCCTTCAGCGGGTCGGGCTCTTCCACGACGTCCCGCGGCTGCAGGTCTTCCGGACCTCCGGGGATGGGGCGCTCGCCGAGAGCGCGCTCGAGTGGTGCGCCGCGCGGCAGCAGAGCCGGTCGCGCTCCTATCGGGGGATCGCCATCAAGGGCCTCCCGCCCTCGTTCAAGAAGCTTCGGGAAGAGGGGATCCTCGATCTGCAGGAGATTCCTCTCCTGGTCCAGAGGGAAGGGGGCAGGCTGCCGGAGACCGACGCCAGGAGCGCTCTGCTTGCCCGTTTTCGCATCGGCAGGCGCCACGATGGAGTGGCTGCCTTCGAGGAGACGCGCCGGGCGCGAATCTGGAAGCCGGATGAGATCGAGACCCTGACCGTCCTCGCCGCGGCCGTCGGAGCCGCCTTCGAGCAGCGGGCGCTCCTCGACGATCTGAGAACCCGCGAGCTCGAGACGCGCGCTCTTCTGGACAACTGCCCTGGGATTGTCTACTTGAAGGACAGGACGGGACGATTCATCTTCGGCAACAAGCTCCTCGCCGACTACTGCGGAGTCCCTCAGATCGAGCTTGCCGGCAGGCGCAACGAGGATCTCTTCCCGGCGGAGTGGGTCGACGGTCTCGACGAGATGGATCGGCTCGTCCTCGTCGAGGGGGAGAGGATCGACTACGATCGTCAGGTCCCCTTCGGCGGCAAGACCTTCACGATTCGTGTCCACCGCGCGCCGGTCATCGGCGACAGCGGAGAGATCATCGGCATCGTCGTCTTCGCCGAGGACAAGACCGAGCTGACGGAGCTGCGCCGGCGCCTGGGCTAG